One window of the Solanum stenotomum isolate F172 chromosome 11, ASM1918654v1, whole genome shotgun sequence genome contains the following:
- the LOC125844025 gene encoding phosphatidylinositol-3-phosphatase myotubularin-1-like isoform X1, which yields MYRSRSARSPSLREPETRLSESDKIEGAGSWDALEWTKIDPVARSIPTGVKQFLLEAEQVIVEGYGVVLVNTDDAGTLYVTNFRLLFLSEGSRDIITIGTIPLATIEKFQKIAVKLPSGPRQPEKTRSQRLLQIIGKDMRIIVFGFRARTKQRRAVYDALLRCTRPATLWDLYAFAGGPCRFSNTNPKVRLLNEYCRLLGMGFYQASIRAIEDGAFTLSNEWWRISSVNCNYTMSSTYPFALLLPKSISDDKVVQASAFRARSRLPSITWCDRGTGAVLARSSQPLVGIMMNMRSNADENLVAALCTQIAGEKRRKLYIADARPRKNALANGAMGGGSESSANYFQSEIVFFGIDNIHAMRESLGRLRDYVDTYGTTSSDGMSSFLRHGGWSWGGGNLSSMSASVSTLGDTGWLIHVQTVLAGSAWIAARVALESASVLVHCSDGWDRTSQLVSLASLLLDPYYRTIRGFQALVEKDWLAFGHPFSDRLGMPTVSGNGNMPFELSRQASTGSLPLSPMRQGSGSASTQAQNTANANHSSPIFLQWVDCVSQLLRMYPFAFEFSSAFLVDLLDCMLSCRFGNFLCNSEKEREQAGIYDACGCLWMHLAGLRTSEGSSHAHYNLFYDPLKHSGPILPPAAALAPTVWPQFHLRWACPSEAQGGEVEAECRKLTRKFSELQRAKELAETRLNEASVTVESLATELRNEKLASTSARDAVKRSSKETATIKRAVQSLGFNVYFTADGDCNVGIERNPTEIPQRSICSVLTKDINGTVSHSEKADLSEPVSMMEDNVSDNPLIRVCGSLCPMHTRDGECQLPNAGCAQFQSQLVDFKANFDAFDRLSIYDSYFGS from the exons ATGTATCGGAGTCGGTCGGCGCGATCCCCATCACTCCGGGAGCCGGAGACTCGACTCTCTGAGTCCGACAAAATTGAAGGTGCCGGTAGCTGGGATGCCCTTGAATGGACCAAAATCGAT CCTGTTGCGAGGTCGATTCCTACTGGAGTTAAACAGTTTTTGTTGGAAGCCGAGCAAGTTATAGTAGAG GGTTATGGGGTAGTTCTTGTCAACACTGATGATGCTGGAACCTTATACGTGACTAATTTTCGCCTCCTATTCTTG AGTGAAGGGTCTAGAGATATCATCACAATTGGCACAATACCGCTGGCAACCATTGAAAAGTTCCAGAAAATT GCTGTGAAGCTTCCATCAGGTCCACGTCAACCTGAAAAGACTAGATCACAGCGATTGCTTCAGATCATCG GCAAAGATATGAGAATCATCGTCTTTGGTTTTCGTGCTCGAACCAAGCAG AGGCGTGCTGTCTATGATGCATTATTACGGTGTACAAGGCCTGCTACTTTATGGGATCTCTATGCATTTGCTGGTGGCCCGTGCAGGTTTAGTAACACAAATCCCAAAGTAAGGCTGTTGAATGAGTATTGCCGACTTCTTGGAATGGGGTTTTATCAAGCTTCTATCCGTGCTATTGAAGATGGGGCATTCACACTCTCAAATGAGTGGTGGCGTATTAGCAGTGTCAACTGTAATTACACAATGTCCAGTACTTATCCATTTGCTTTACTCTTACCGAAGTCCATAAG TGATGACAAAGTGGTGCAGGCTAGTGCATTCCGTGCACGGAGTAGGCTTCCATCCATAACATGGTGTGATAGAG GAACTGGGGCTGTTCTTGCACGATCTTCTCAACCTCTAGTTGGAATCATGATGAATATGAGAAG CAATGCTGATGAAAATCTAGTTGCTGCACTCTGTACTCAAATTGCTGGAGAGAAACGAAG GAAGCTATATATTGCTGATGCAAGGCCGAGGAAAAATGCTTTAGCAAATGGGGCAATGGGAGGTGGATCGGAGTCATCTGCAAACTATTTCCAGTCTGAG ATTGTTTTCTTTGGCATTGATAATATACATGCAATGAGGGAGAGTCTTGGTCGGCTTAGAGACTATGTAGATACTTATGGAACTACTTCATCAGACGGAATGTCATCTTTTCTG AGGCATGGTGGATGGAGTTGGGGCGGAGGCAATCTCAGCAGTATGTCAGCTTCAGTTTCTACTCTGGGGGACACTGGGTGGTTAATACATGTGCAGACTGTCCTGGCTGGTTCTGCTTGGATTGCTGCACGTGTTGCACTAGAATCAGCTTCAGTGCTTGTTCATTGCAG TGATGGATGGGATAGAACATCACAATTGGTCTCACTTGCCAGCTTGCTTCTTGACCCATACTATCGCACAATTAGAGGGTTTCAG GCACTTGTAGAGAAAGATTGGCTTGCATTTGGTCATCCATTTTCAGATCGTCTGGGAATGCCCACTGTATCTGGAAATGGCAACATGCCGTTTGAATTATCTCGTCAAGCTTCGACTGGGAGTTTACCTTTATCACCCATGCGTCAAGGATCGGGGTCAGCCTCAACCCAAGCTCAAAATACAGCAAATGCGAACCATAGTTCCCCCATTTTTTTGCAG TGGGTTGATTGTGTTTCACAGTTGTTAAGGATGTATCCCTTTGCCTTTGAGTTCTCTTCG GCTTTCCTGGTAGATCTTCTGGATTGCATGCTTTCTTGTCGTTTTGGAAACTTTTTGTGCAACAG CGAGAAGGAAAGAGAGCAAGCTGGTATATATGATGCTTGTGGATGCCTATGGATGCATTTAGCTGGACTAAGGACATCTGAAGGAAGCTCTCATGCGCATTACAACCTATTCTATGACCCACTGAAACATAGTGGTCCTATACTTCCACCAGCAGCAGCTTTAGCTCCAACTGTGTGGCCTCAGTTTCACCTTCGTTGGGCTTGCCCCTCAGAGGCACAAGGTGGGGAAGTTGAGGCTGAATGCAGGAAGCTGACGAGAAAATTCTCTGAGCTGCAAAGG GCCAAAGAATTAGCAGAAACAAGACTTAACGAAGCAAGTGTCACTGTGGAGTCCTTAGCTACAGAGCTGAGAAATGAGAAACTTGCAAGCACCTCTGCCAGGGATGCGGTAAAAAGATCAAGCAAAGAAACTGCAACTATAAAGCGTGCAGTACAATCTTTGGGGTTCAATGTCTACTTTACAGCAGATGGAGACTGTAATGTAGGCATTGAAAGGAACCCAACCGAAATCCCTCAGCGATCTATCTGCTCAGTTCTTACAAAGGATATAAATGGTACAGTGTCCCACAGTGAGAAAGCAGACCTCTCTGAACCTGTTTCTATGATGGAAGATAATGTTTCTGACAATCCTCTCATCCGAGTTTGTGGATCTCTGTGCCCGATGCACACTAGAGATGGAGAGTGCCAGTTGCCAAATGCTGGTTGTGCTCAGTTTCAGAGCCAATTGGTTGATTTCAAAGCCAACTTTGATGCATTTGATCGGCTTTCGATATATGATAGTTATTTCGGAAGTTAA
- the LOC125844025 gene encoding phosphatidylinositol-3-phosphatase myotubularin-1-like isoform X2: MRIIVFGFRARTKQRRAVYDALLRCTRPATLWDLYAFAGGPCRFSNTNPKVRLLNEYCRLLGMGFYQASIRAIEDGAFTLSNEWWRISSVNCNYTMSSTYPFALLLPKSISDDKVVQASAFRARSRLPSITWCDRGTGAVLARSSQPLVGIMMNMRSNADENLVAALCTQIAGEKRRKLYIADARPRKNALANGAMGGGSESSANYFQSEIVFFGIDNIHAMRESLGRLRDYVDTYGTTSSDGMSSFLRHGGWSWGGGNLSSMSASVSTLGDTGWLIHVQTVLAGSAWIAARVALESASVLVHCSDGWDRTSQLVSLASLLLDPYYRTIRGFQALVEKDWLAFGHPFSDRLGMPTVSGNGNMPFELSRQASTGSLPLSPMRQGSGSASTQAQNTANANHSSPIFLQWVDCVSQLLRMYPFAFEFSSAFLVDLLDCMLSCRFGNFLCNSEKEREQAGIYDACGCLWMHLAGLRTSEGSSHAHYNLFYDPLKHSGPILPPAAALAPTVWPQFHLRWACPSEAQGGEVEAECRKLTRKFSELQRAKELAETRLNEASVTVESLATELRNEKLASTSARDAVKRSSKETATIKRAVQSLGFNVYFTADGDCNVGIERNPTEIPQRSICSVLTKDINGTVSHSEKADLSEPVSMMEDNVSDNPLIRVCGSLCPMHTRDGECQLPNAGCAQFQSQLVDFKANFDAFDRLSIYDSYFGS, encoded by the exons ATGAGAATCATCGTCTTTGGTTTTCGTGCTCGAACCAAGCAG AGGCGTGCTGTCTATGATGCATTATTACGGTGTACAAGGCCTGCTACTTTATGGGATCTCTATGCATTTGCTGGTGGCCCGTGCAGGTTTAGTAACACAAATCCCAAAGTAAGGCTGTTGAATGAGTATTGCCGACTTCTTGGAATGGGGTTTTATCAAGCTTCTATCCGTGCTATTGAAGATGGGGCATTCACACTCTCAAATGAGTGGTGGCGTATTAGCAGTGTCAACTGTAATTACACAATGTCCAGTACTTATCCATTTGCTTTACTCTTACCGAAGTCCATAAG TGATGACAAAGTGGTGCAGGCTAGTGCATTCCGTGCACGGAGTAGGCTTCCATCCATAACATGGTGTGATAGAG GAACTGGGGCTGTTCTTGCACGATCTTCTCAACCTCTAGTTGGAATCATGATGAATATGAGAAG CAATGCTGATGAAAATCTAGTTGCTGCACTCTGTACTCAAATTGCTGGAGAGAAACGAAG GAAGCTATATATTGCTGATGCAAGGCCGAGGAAAAATGCTTTAGCAAATGGGGCAATGGGAGGTGGATCGGAGTCATCTGCAAACTATTTCCAGTCTGAG ATTGTTTTCTTTGGCATTGATAATATACATGCAATGAGGGAGAGTCTTGGTCGGCTTAGAGACTATGTAGATACTTATGGAACTACTTCATCAGACGGAATGTCATCTTTTCTG AGGCATGGTGGATGGAGTTGGGGCGGAGGCAATCTCAGCAGTATGTCAGCTTCAGTTTCTACTCTGGGGGACACTGGGTGGTTAATACATGTGCAGACTGTCCTGGCTGGTTCTGCTTGGATTGCTGCACGTGTTGCACTAGAATCAGCTTCAGTGCTTGTTCATTGCAG TGATGGATGGGATAGAACATCACAATTGGTCTCACTTGCCAGCTTGCTTCTTGACCCATACTATCGCACAATTAGAGGGTTTCAG GCACTTGTAGAGAAAGATTGGCTTGCATTTGGTCATCCATTTTCAGATCGTCTGGGAATGCCCACTGTATCTGGAAATGGCAACATGCCGTTTGAATTATCTCGTCAAGCTTCGACTGGGAGTTTACCTTTATCACCCATGCGTCAAGGATCGGGGTCAGCCTCAACCCAAGCTCAAAATACAGCAAATGCGAACCATAGTTCCCCCATTTTTTTGCAG TGGGTTGATTGTGTTTCACAGTTGTTAAGGATGTATCCCTTTGCCTTTGAGTTCTCTTCG GCTTTCCTGGTAGATCTTCTGGATTGCATGCTTTCTTGTCGTTTTGGAAACTTTTTGTGCAACAG CGAGAAGGAAAGAGAGCAAGCTGGTATATATGATGCTTGTGGATGCCTATGGATGCATTTAGCTGGACTAAGGACATCTGAAGGAAGCTCTCATGCGCATTACAACCTATTCTATGACCCACTGAAACATAGTGGTCCTATACTTCCACCAGCAGCAGCTTTAGCTCCAACTGTGTGGCCTCAGTTTCACCTTCGTTGGGCTTGCCCCTCAGAGGCACAAGGTGGGGAAGTTGAGGCTGAATGCAGGAAGCTGACGAGAAAATTCTCTGAGCTGCAAAGG GCCAAAGAATTAGCAGAAACAAGACTTAACGAAGCAAGTGTCACTGTGGAGTCCTTAGCTACAGAGCTGAGAAATGAGAAACTTGCAAGCACCTCTGCCAGGGATGCGGTAAAAAGATCAAGCAAAGAAACTGCAACTATAAAGCGTGCAGTACAATCTTTGGGGTTCAATGTCTACTTTACAGCAGATGGAGACTGTAATGTAGGCATTGAAAGGAACCCAACCGAAATCCCTCAGCGATCTATCTGCTCAGTTCTTACAAAGGATATAAATGGTACAGTGTCCCACAGTGAGAAAGCAGACCTCTCTGAACCTGTTTCTATGATGGAAGATAATGTTTCTGACAATCCTCTCATCCGAGTTTGTGGATCTCTGTGCCCGATGCACACTAGAGATGGAGAGTGCCAGTTGCCAAATGCTGGTTGTGCTCAGTTTCAGAGCCAATTGGTTGATTTCAAAGCCAACTTTGATGCATTTGATCGGCTTTCGATATATGATAGTTATTTCGGAAGTTAA
- the LOC125845339 gene encoding uncharacterized protein LOC125845339, whose protein sequence is MADTTTTTTTISGDSIPIPDDQQNNSTNPLASFISSVLQFFKPPPPSSKKIEPTAATSDLKPIASAEKEEKAAVVKFPRQDLPSLKLETEGAEPNTNPIVLWQVYAIGGFFVLRWAWSRWNERRGNRKPSDEEPPPSQE, encoded by the exons ATGGCGgacaccacaacaacaacaacaacaatttccGGCGACTCTATTCCGATTCCCGATGACCAGCAAAACAATTCCACGAACCCACTTGCATCATTTATCTCTAGTGTTCTTCAGTTCTTCAAACCGCCGCCGCCATCTAGTAAGAAGATTGAACCCACCGCTGCTACTTCAGACCTCAAACCAATTGCTTCAGctgaaaaagaggagaaagctGCTGTAGTGAAGTTTCCACGACAGGATTTGCCTTCGTTGAAGCTCGAAACAGAAGGGGCTGAACCTAATACAAACCCCATTGTCTTGTGGCAG GTTTATGCTATTGGAGGGTTCTTTGTCTTAAGGTGGGCATGGTCAAGATGGAACGAGCGTCGTGGAAACAGGAAGCCATCTGATGAAGAACCTCCTCCCAGTCAAGAGTAG